In the genome of Ensifer sp. WSM1721, the window CGTAGGTACGGCCGCGCCGACCGCGATGACGAGTAGCGCATCTCCCCGGATGCCGAGGAGCGCACTGCCGCCCACCATGAACATCGGCATAACGAGCAGCTTGAGCGCGACCGCGAGAAGCGCGGGCATGCTGGGCTTCAGCGCGTCAGCGATCTTGAGGCCTGCGCCAACCATGATCAGCCCCAGGCTGAGCGAGGCGGTCGCCAACATGTCGATCGCCGTCATCACCGGTGCATAAAGCTGGAGGCCGGTCAGGTTGAACAGTATTCCAACCGCCGACGAGATGATCAGGGGATTGGTGGCGATCTTCAGAAAGAAGAAACCGACGCCGCGGCTGCCGCCACCGAACCAGATCAGAACGGCGACATTGTAAAAATTGATCGGGATGATGATCAGCGTCATCACCAGCGCCGTCAGGCTGAGGCCGATCGCCCCATAGAGCTTTTGTGCGACTGCGAGCGCTATGAAGGCGTTCCACCGGGTCGCAGTTTGGAAGATCGACGTGAAGGTGGCACCGGAAACGCCGCTGGCACGCAGCGGGGGCCAGCTCAACAGCAGTGCGGCCGACATCAGCGTCACGCTGCCGATCGTCGCAATAGCCGTCGCGTCGGCCTTCATGCCGGTGAAATCCGCCTTCGCCAAAGTCGAGAAGAGAAGCGCGGGAAAGAGAAAGTAATAGCCGAATTGCTCGAGGCCGATCCAAAGCCCCTGGTCGACGAGTGTCGTCCGTCGAAGCGCAACACCGAGAATCACGAGCAGGAAGACAGGCAAGATGCTTTCGAAAACGATGGTCATGGCGGACCCAGGCAGACGGAGGTTCCACGCATAGAGCGATGGACCGCGGGCGGCAAGCCGATTCCCGACCGTGAATGTTAACCTTAACAAATGGTTTACGTTGCGCCGGCGCCCTGGAGGTGGAGATACTGGCCGTGCAATCAATGAAATCCGGAACGGAGCGGTTCGGTGAAAGCTGGTTTGCTGATCATCATGATGATGTTTTTCGCCGGACTGGCGCTCGACATAGCGACGCTGACGGTCGCGCTGACCGCTTTCGCTCTGCTCGACCGGGCAATCTATCCGTTCGTCCGCGGACACCGTGCGGAGAGGGGGGCTCTATGAAGTGGCTGCTGATTTTCTGGGGTGGCCCGGTGATGGTGCTGACCGGTTGGTACGGGCTCTCCTATTATGACATGAGCTTCGGCATCTTCATGCTGACCCGCGAAGCGCATGACCTCGTCTTTCGCATTTACGGGCATATCCTCGGTATTCCGCCGGAGACCATTCCGCCGCTCGTCGCCCGGGCGATGGTCGTCGATACACTGATCGTTTTCGGCCTCGTCGCGCTTAGGAATTGGCGGCTGATCGCGGCCTGGTGCCGGCGCCGTTTCGGCGCGCCTCAATCATCGGAGGTGCCGTCCCTCGCGAGCGAGGCCAATCTGTCGAGCGCTCCCTGAAGGATGAAGGAGGCGGCGGCCGAGTCGATGCGCTCGGCCCGCTTCTTGCGCGACACATCCATCTCTATTAGGGCCCGCTCGGCCGCAACCGTCGAAAGCCGCTCGTCCCAGAGCACGAAGGGAATATCCGTCTTCTCGCCCATATTCCGCACGAAGGCCCGAGTCGCCTGGCAGCGCGGACCCTCGGTCCCATCCATGTTGACGGGCAGGCCGATGACGAAGGCCGCGATCTTCTCCTTTGCGGCGACCGACAACAGCGCTTCGGCATCGATGCTGAACTTGACGCGCCGGATCACGTCTCGCGGTGTCGCGAAGCGCCGGCCGAGATCGGAAACGGAGAGGCCGATCGTTTTCGTGCCGAGGTCCAGCCCGGCGATCGCCTGGTAGGGCGGCAGCCGCTCCGCGAGTTCTTCGATGGTGAGAATTGCCATAGGATTGCCGATTCGATCTTTCCACTTTGCCGGTCTGATCCATATGCTTGTCCGAGAGATAAATCGATCACGATTGTGCTACGGCTCTGTCGGACGGATCGTGATTTGAAGGAGAGCGACATGAAAATCAAATGGCTCGGCCACTCCGCCTTCCATATCGAGACCGCAAAGGCGAAAATCCTGATTGACCCGTTCTTTACCGGCAACCCGGCGTTCCAGGAGAGCGACCGCAAGGCAGCCGCCGCCGGGCTCACGCACATCCTTCTCACGCACGGTCACGGCGATCACGTCGGCGACACGGTGGCGATCGCCAAGGAAACGGGTGCAACGGTGCTTGCCAACTTCGACCTCTGCATGTGGCTCGGCCGGCAGGGCGTGTCCAAGCTGGAGTCCGGCAACACGGGCGGAACGATCCAACTCGGCAGCTTCTCCGCCACCTTCGTCAACGCGCTGCATTCATCGGCCCAGATCACCGAAGACGGCGTTTCCCACTCTCTGGGCAACGCCAACGGCCTCGTCCTCCATTTCGACGACGAGCCCACGCTCTATCACATGGGCGATACGGATATCTTCTCCGATATGGCGCTCGTCCAGGAACTGCACGAGCCGGTTATCGGCATTGTGCCGATCGGCGACCGCTTTACCATGGGCGGTGCCGTGGCGGCTCTTGCCTGCCAGCGTTATTTCAAATTCAACACCGCGATCCCTTGCCACTACGGATCCTTCCCGATCATCGACCAGACGCCGGGGACCTTTGTTGTCGGCATGGACGGCGCCTCGACGCTGGTCGCGACGCCCGAAGTCGGCGGCGTCGTCGCGCTCTAAGCTGGAGCGGCGGCCCCGTGCAGAAGAGGGTCGGCGATATTCGCGAGTTGCACGTTGTGCAACTCGTCTTTATAGCGGGGGAAACTTTGAGATACCGGAGACGACCATGTCCGTAGACCTTGCCACCGTGAAGCGCGTCGCGCGTCTTGCCCGCATCGCTGTCAGCGAAGAAGAGGCCGAGCGGATGATGGGTGAGCTCAACGGCATCTTGGGCTTCGTCGAGCAACTCTCCGAAGTGAATGTCGACGGCGTCGAACCGATGACGTCGGTGACGCCGATGAGAATGAAGAAGCGGGAAGACATTGTCGCGGACGGCGACAAGGCAACCGACATCGTCGCCAACGCGCCGAATTCGGACCGCAACTTCTTCCTCGTCCCGAAG includes:
- a CDS encoding metal-dependent hydrolase; this translates as MKIKWLGHSAFHIETAKAKILIDPFFTGNPAFQESDRKAAAAGLTHILLTHGHGDHVGDTVAIAKETGATVLANFDLCMWLGRQGVSKLESGNTGGTIQLGSFSATFVNALHSSAQITEDGVSHSLGNANGLVLHFDDEPTLYHMGDTDIFSDMALVQELHEPVIGIVPIGDRFTMGGAVAALACQRYFKFNTAIPCHYGSFPIIDQTPGTFVVGMDGASTLVATPEVGGVVAL
- a CDS encoding DUF6105 family protein; translated protein: MKWLLIFWGGPVMVLTGWYGLSYYDMSFGIFMLTREAHDLVFRIYGHILGIPPETIPPLVARAMVVDTLIVFGLVALRNWRLIAAWCRRRFGAPQSSEVPSLASEANLSSAP
- the ruvX gene encoding Holliday junction resolvase RuvX; translated protein: MAILTIEELAERLPPYQAIAGLDLGTKTIGLSVSDLGRRFATPRDVIRRVKFSIDAEALLSVAAKEKIAAFVIGLPVNMDGTEGPRCQATRAFVRNMGEKTDIPFVLWDERLSTVAAERALIEMDVSRKKRAERIDSAAASFILQGALDRLASLARDGTSDD
- the gatC gene encoding Asp-tRNA(Asn)/Glu-tRNA(Gln) amidotransferase subunit GatC, encoding MSVDLATVKRVARLARIAVSEEEAERMMGELNGILGFVEQLSEVNVDGVEPMTSVTPMRMKKREDIVADGDKATDIVANAPNSDRNFFLVPKVVE
- a CDS encoding AEC family transporter is translated as MTIVFESILPVFLLVILGVALRRTTLVDQGLWIGLEQFGYYFLFPALLFSTLAKADFTGMKADATAIATIGSVTLMSAALLLSWPPLRASGVSGATFTSIFQTATRWNAFIALAVAQKLYGAIGLSLTALVMTLIIIPINFYNVAVLIWFGGGSRGVGFFFLKIATNPLIISSAVGILFNLTGLQLYAPVMTAIDMLATASLSLGLIMVGAGLKIADALKPSMPALLAVALKLLVMPMFMVGGSALLGIRGDALLVIAVGAAVPTAMNGYLLAKQMGGDAELYASVATIQTAVSFFTIPLVLFVSGYVAAG